One part of the Eucalyptus grandis isolate ANBG69807.140 chromosome 10, ASM1654582v1, whole genome shotgun sequence genome encodes these proteins:
- the LOC104423038 gene encoding dof zinc finger protein DOF3.1: MQQDPSSLFQPTTRPQFPEQEQLKCPRCDSTNTKFCYYNNYNLSQPRHFCKSCRRYWTKGGALRNIPVGGGTRKTAKRASSKSKRHNAGSGSDAGADHPQAPGSSQAHSRTTEEASQSPPPGFVGPTLDLDPARFYGSPSDLERRMLDVNGSFSSLLGTSGPFLSILEGPNLNASGASSMVRFGGLGDEVKPGHGHVPGSAREPGAAADGAENFMDIQNGDAGCWTGGSGWPDLAIYTPGSSFHR; encoded by the coding sequence ATGCAGCAGGACCCGTCATCGCTATTTCAGCCCACGACGAGGCCTCAATTCCCGGAGCAAGAGCAGCTGAAATGCCCGCGCTGCGATTCCACCAACACCAAGTTCTGCTACTACAACAACTACAACCTCTCCCAGCCGCGCCACTTCTGCAAGAGCTGCCGCCGCTACTGGACCAAAGGCGGCGCCCTCCGCAACATCCCCGTCGGCGGCGGCACCCGGAAGACCGCCAAGCGGGCCTCCTCCAAGTCCAAGCGCCACAATGCCGGGTCTGGTTCAGACGCGGGCGCGGACCACCCGCAAGCCCCTGGGTCGAGCCAGGCCCACAGCCGGACCACCGAAGAGGCGTCGCAATCTCCGCCGCCAGGCTTCGTCGGGCCGACGTTGGATCTGGATCCGGCCCGGTTTTACGGCTCGCCATCCGACCTGGAAAGGAGGATGCTTGATGTGAACGGATCCTTCAGCTCCCTCCTGGGGACGAGCGGGCCATTCTTGAGCATCTTGGAGGGTCCGAATTTGAACGCCTCGGGAGCGAGCAGCATGGTGCGGTTCGGGGGCCTCGGGGACGAAGTGAAACCGGGTCATGGCCACGTCCCGGGGTCGGCTCGCGAGCCGGGCGCAGCGGCGGACGGGGCCGAGAATTTCATGGACATCCAGAACGGGGATGCGGGTTGCTGGACAGGCGGGAGCGGATGGCCCGACCTCGCCATCTATACCCCGGGTTCGAGTTTTCACCgatag
- the LOC104424142 gene encoding uncharacterized protein LOC104424142, whose translation MARTIGSVGSARARSPVKKPKPPPNNPRLSRGALNRSREGAAEPEPGGEKACVRTKQAGFTRARIPVPEKTTGFAKPKGTVKTIECHDPSELIHCVDIFKQPAFDNPLLKNHILLYAPVSFPGSTCRAARANVNVWNPTILDNEVSFAQTWVVAGQNEDLNTIEFGWTVSKAPNFGKQTRSFIIWTSDNYQKTGCFNLDCPGFVQVDRRITLGTPLQPIPSYNGDQSEVYTSVTQIDRMMLIVFIWMPQDPATGHWWLRYKNVDVGYCPKEIFTTLSTGADGMKDKDARYGVNFFYGGPGYSDLCLK comes from the exons atggccCGGACCATCGGCTCCGTCGGCTCGGCTCGGGCCAGGTCTCCCGTGAAAAAGCCTAAGCCGCCGCCTAATAATCCGCGATTAAGCCGCGGCGCGCTGAACCGGAGCCGCGAGGGAGCCGCCGAGCCGGAGCCGGGGGGAGAAAAGGCTTGCGTCCGAACAAAGCAAGCG GGGTTTACTCGAGCAAGAATCCCTGTGCCTGAGAAGACAACGGGTTTTGCTAAGCCTAAAGGCACAGTGAAAACCATAGAG TGTCACGATCCAAGCGAGTTGATCCATTGCGTCGACATCTTCAAGCAACCTGCCTTTGATAATCCACTTCTGAAGAATCACATCCTCCTG TATGCCCCGGTCTCTTTTCCCGGCAGCACTTGCCGTGCAGCGCGTGCGAATGTCAATGTGTGGAATCCCACGATATTGGACAACGAAGTTAGTTTTGCTCAAACGTGGGTTGTAGCGGGACAAAACGAGGACCTGAATACTATCGAGTTTGGATGGACG GTAAGTAAGGCTCCTAATTTCGGCAAGCAGACCAGGTCATTCATAATCTGGACT AGCGATAACTACCAGAAGACCGGTTGCTTCAATCTCGACTGCCCGGGATTCGTACAAGTGGACCGCAGAATTACTCTTGGAACTCCGTTGCAACCCATACCCAGCTACAACGGGGATCAATCCGAGGTTTATACGTCTGTAACCCAG ATAGATCGTATGATGCTCATCGTCTTCATCTGGATGCCCCAGGATCCTGCTACCGGACATTGGTGGCTTCGATATAAGAATGTCGACGTAGGATACTGCCCCAAAGAAATCTTTACTACTCTAAGCACAGGTGCTGATGGG ATGAAGGATAAGGATGCTCGTTACGGGGTTAATTTCTTTTACGGCGGTCCTGGGTACTCAGACCTGTGTTTGAAGTAG